Genomic window (Ammospiza caudacuta isolate bAmmCau1 chromosome 10, bAmmCau1.pri, whole genome shotgun sequence):
gaggggacatggaggggacacagcgagaccctgggatgggatgggacagagAGGGGATCGAGTGGGACCCTGGGATggcaggggacagagagggTACAGGGACAGGACGCAGCGGGACCCTGGGACGGGATGGCCCAGGGAGGGACAGTGCTGTGACCCTACAGATGTGGCAGTGCTGTGACCCCACAGGCACAGCGGGACCCTGGGATGGGTTGGCATGGcccggggaggggacacagtgggacacagggaggtgacagggaggggacacagtgGCGCCGCTGCCCAGAGCTGGTTCCTGCGGCGGGAGCAGCGCGGGTCACGCTGCGGCTCCTCGGGAATCCAGCGGGGCCGGGCACTCTGCCCTcaccttcccctgctcctggcacccATCCCGGAGCTTTCCTGCCTCCCTgcgggcagggctgagcctcgCTGCCCCGGAGCTGCCGGGAATCCGCAGCCCCGTCCCTTGGAGCTGCTCCCGTTGGGCTTGGAGCGAAATCCCGGCCCTGGGAGCTCCTCTTGGAGCACAGGACTGGGGCAATGCAGGaacagctggggaagggaagggaagggaagggaagggaagggaagggaagggaagggaagggaagggaagggaagggaagggaagggaagggaagggaagggaagggaagggaagggaagggaagggaagggaagggaagggaagggaagggaagggaagggaagggaagggaagggaagggaagggaagggaagggaagggaagggaagggaagggaagggaagggaaggggctcACGTGGCTTCCCTGGagcgcagctgctgctgccaactCACCAGCTCTGTTGGTGCCGGGAATGCAGCaatccctctggctgtgccaggctgaagCTGAACCCTTTCCTGTGATGTCTGATGGGGTGGTGCTCCCCAGGAATGGTTGGTGTGGGATCCCCAGGATCCCTGGGAATGACTGCAGTGGAATCCCCAGGAATGGCTGTCCTGGGATCCCTGGGAATGGCTGCAGTGGGATCTATGGGAATGGCTGATGTGGGATcactgggaatgctgtgggatccttgggaATGCCATGGGATCCCTGAGAATGCTGTGGGATCCCTGAGAATGCTGTGGGATCCATGGGAATGCTGTGGGATCCCTGGGAATGCCGTGGGATCCTTGGGAATGCCATGGGATCCCTGAGAATGCTGTGGGATCCCTGAGAATGCTGTGGGATCCCTGGGAATGCCATGGGATCCCCAGCCTGTTCCCTTCCCTCgctctgtccctccatcccagcaccatcccagcctttccttgtgttttcccccagctcctggttccCAGAGAAGATCCTCCCCACCAGGATTCCCACTCCTGCTCCCTCATCCCGGCTTTTCCCGTGCCAAGGATGCCCATCCCGCTGCTCATCCTGGCACTCGGCCTGGCAGGTGAGTGGGGCTGGTGGCACCACCTCACAAGagatgtccccagtgccaccgcTGTCCCGACAGAGCCGTGCCCCGAGCTGGCATCTCCCACTGGGTGTTTCTCCTGGATTGGTGCTCCGTGGGGTGACAGCCTCGGGTGGCAccccctggcagggcacagctccttCCAACATGGGGTCACTCAGTCCTGGCGGATCCCTgttcccaggagagcagctggcagtgccaccacagttccagccaggctggctcctggtGTTCATTGTTATCCCTTCCTTTGTtattgggatggggctggaattGTGCCAGGGCACTGGGATGAGCTGGAATCGTGCCATGGCACTGGGATGGCGCTGGAATTGTGccaggcactgggatggggctggaatCATTCCATGGCACTGGGATGAGCTGGAATCGTGCCACGGCACTGGGATAGGGGTGGAATCATGCCATGGCACTGGGATGAGCTGGAATCGTGCTGTGCCACCCCAGCTGGCAGCGTGCTGGAGCACTGGTGCCACCTAGcgctgccagcctggccagggctggctcccCCTGGGAATcatgtccccagcactgccaccagccatcctgtccccatgggGACAATCCAGGCTCTGTTCCCCTGAGCAGGTTTGggtgcccatggctgctcctggcaaCTGAAGGTGCCCCAGTCTGGTGCTGGATGTGGGACTGTACCCCTTCCTGCAGGGTGACATTGCTGGGGACAGTCCTGAGATGCCACCTGTCCATGTGTCCCTCCCATGAGCGTTGCTTGAGTGTTATCCTTGTTTGGGTGCCCATGGCAGCTCCTGGTAGCTGAAGGTGCCTCTGGTTTGTCTGGGACTGTCCCCCTTCCATCAGGGTGGCATGGCGGGGACAGTCCTGAGATGCCACCTGCCTGCATGTCCTCCTATGGGCATTGCTTGGATGTTATCCATTTTTGggtgcccatggctgctcctggcagctgaAGGTGCCTCTGGTTTGTCTGGGATTGTCCCCCTTCCAGCAGGGTGGCATTGCTGGGGACAATCCTGGGATGCCACCTGTCCATGTGTCCCTCCCATGAGCATTGTTTTGGTGTTATCCACATTTGGGTGCCCATGGCagcttctggcagctcctggccacTGAAGGTGCCCCAGTTTGGTGCTGGATGTGGAACTGTCCCCCTTCCATCAAGGTGGCAtagctggggacagccctgagaTGCCACTTGTCCATGTGTCCCTCCCATGGACTTACTTGGGTGTTATCCATGTTTGGGTGCTCCTGGCAGTCGAAGGTGCCCCAGTTAGGTGCTGGATGTGGAGCTGTCCCCCTTCCATCAGGGTGGCATAGCTGGGGACAGTCCTGAGACACCACCTGCCCACGTGTCCCTCCCACGGGCATCCCTCAATTTTCTCAGACCCCACCCAGGAGCAGAACCCAGGCGGTTCTCCTGCAGCTGTCACAgcgtgtccccatcccctcccgCAGGCGCCATGGAGATCCAGGTGCCCGAGGAGCCCGTGGTGGCCCTGTTTGGCCAGGACGCCACCCTGCTGTGCTCCTTCTCTCCCGAGGCCAACTTCAGCGTGGCCGAGCTCAGCCTCATCTGGCAGCTGACGGACACCAAGCGCCTGGTGCACGAGTTCTCCGGGGGCCAGGACCGGCTGCAGGACCAGGGCCAGGGCTACGCCAACCGCACGGCGCTCTTCTACGACCAGCTGCAGCGGGGCAACGTGTCGCTGCTGCTGCGCCGCGTGCGCATCGCCGACGAGGGCAGCTTCACCTGCTTCGTGCGCGTGCGCGACTACGACAGCGCCGCCGTGGCGCTGCAGGTGGCAGGTGAGGGACCCTGGAGGTGGGGAGTGGTGGTTGTGCCGCCCCGAAATGTTCTTTGGGTGGTGGGATCTGTGCCTTGATGAGGTTCCTGGCTGTGAGGCCACCTCAGCTGGCGGTGACCCTCAGCTGAGGATGGATTTGGCAGCTGGAAGATCCCAATCCTGGCAGCTGGAAGAGCCCATTCCAATCCTGGCTGGTCCAGCTCCCCATCCCAATCCTCACTCCAGTCCCCCCCTtgtccccaaaatattccctgggcagtgcaaTCCTTGCCCTGCTGAGGCTCATGGCTGAGGGGCCACCTTGAGCAGCAGTGACCCTCAGCTGAGGATGGGTTTAGCAGCTGGAAGAGCTTGTCCCAATCCTGGCTGGTCCAGCTCCCCATCCCAATCCTCACATCAATCCCCCCTTATCCCCAAAAtgttccctgggcagtgcaATCCATGCCCTGCTGAGGTTCCTGGATGTGGGGCCACCTCAGCTGATGGTGACCGTCAGCCAAGGATGGGCTTAGCACTGGATGATCCCAATCCTGGCAGCTGCAAGATCCCAATCTTGGCTGGTCCAGCTCATCATCCCAATCCCTGTTCTGGTCCCTCCTTGtcccctgcagcacctccccaaatgttccctgggcagtgcaATCCATGCCCTGCTGAGGCTCCTGGCTGTGGGGCACCTCAGCTGGCAGTGACCCTCAGCTGAGGATGGGCTTGGCACTGGAAGATCCCAGTCCTGGCAGCTGCAAGATCCCATCCCAATCCTAGCTGGCCCCGCTCCTGTTCCCAATCCTCACtgctgtcccccctgtccccacagctccctACTCCAAGCCCAGCGTGCACCTGGAGCCCAGCAAGGACCTGAAGCCGGGCGACGTGGCCGAGGTGACGTGCCACGCGTCCCGCGGCTACCCCGAGGCCAGCGTGCTGTGGCAGGACAGCCGGGGTGCCAACCTGACTGCCAACGTCACCACGTGGCAGGTGGCCAACGAGGAGGGGCTCTTCGAGGTGCGCAGCGTCCTGCGCGTGCTGGTGGAGCCCAACGTCACCTACTCGTGCCTGGTGCTCAACGCCGCTCTGCGCCAGCACGGCCACGCCTCGGTCACCATCACGggtgagccagggctggggggggaCAGTGCCACACAGAGACTGCCAcgaggggctggggatggggcactgCCACACAGAGAcagccagaggggctggggaggggataGTGGCACACAGAGAcagccaggagggctggggaggggacactgccacaCAGAGCCTGCAAGGAGTGGGTGGCTCCTGGCCACGCACCAGCCACTAGCTGGCCACTAGCTAGGAGAGGCtggggaggtggcactgccacacaGAAccagccaggaggggctgggggaggtggCCATGGTGTCACTGGCACTCAAAGCTAGTCAGAAGGGGCTGTGGGATATGGCACTGCCACCCAGAGcctgccaggagggctggggaggtggCAGTGTCATGCAAAGccagccaggaggggctgggggaggtggTAGTGGCAGCCAAAGCcagccaggagggctgggagatGTGGCGCTGCCACCCAGAGTCTGCCAAGAGGTCTGggggaggtggcactgccacacaGAGCCAGCCAGGAGGGGCTCAGGGAGATGACAGTGCCATGCACAGCCAGGTAGGAGAGGctggggaggtgacactggCACCCAGAGTCAGCtaggaggggctgggggaggtgacagtggcagCCAAAGCcacccagaggggctgggggaggtgaCACTGGCATCCAGAGCCACCCAGGAGACATTGGGGGAGGTGGCCGTGGTGACACTGTCACCCAAAGCCACCCAGCCGGGCTGGGGAAGGTGACTGGGTGGCACCGAGGAGGGCCGGGTGAGGTGGCactggcacccagagctgctggaggaatgGCAGTGTCACCCAGTCCAGCCAGGAGGGCTGGGTGAGGTGACACTGGCACCCAAAGCCACCCAGAGCATGGGTGTTGGGAAgggattcctggctgggctggcattCCCAGAGTGCTGTGGCTGTCCTTGGATCCCTATCCCCATCCCaggccaggtgggacagggcttggagcagcctgggacagtgggaagtggcactgccatggcagggggtggcagcAGGTGACATTTAAGTCTTCCATGGGGACATTCCATGCCcccaggaagcagctcctggggctggatTGTGATCCAGCCTGGATGTGGGGTCACCCTCAGTGTTGGGTCATCCTGGGTGTGGGATCATTGTGGGTGTGGGGTCACCCTGGGTGTGGAATCACCTTGGATGTGGGGTTACCCTGGGCCATCCTGGATGTGGGATCACCCTAAATGTTGGATCATCCTGGGTTTTGGGGTATCCTGGGTGTTGGATCACCCCAGATATGGGGTCATCCTGGATATTGAACCATCCTGGATATGGGATCACTCTGGATGTAGGGTCACCCTGAATCATCCTGAATGTGGGGTCACCCTGGATGTGGGATCACTCTGGATGTAGGATCACCCTGGATGTGGGATCATCCTGGATGTGGGATCATCCTGGATATGGGATCATCCTGGATGTGGGATTACCCTGGATATGGGGTCACCGTGGATGTGGGATTACCCTGGATGTGGGATCACCCTGGGTATGGGATCACCCCAATTATGGGATCACTCTGGAAATGGGATCACTCCAGATGTGGGGTTGCCCTAATTATGGGATCACCCTGGATATAGGGTCACCCTGGCTATGGGGTGACTCCGGCATTCCCAGGTGCTGATCCAGGCCCTTTTCCGTCCCTCCCCGCAAGGCCAGCCCCTGGCATTCCCGGCGGTGGCCCTGTGGGTGACAGTGGCCCTGGCCGTGTGCGTGGTGGCCCTGCTGGGCGTCCTGGCCTTCGTGTGCCACCAGAAGATCCGGGAGAGCTgccaggaggatgaggagcgCACAGGTGAATCCCGGGAAAGGCCGCAAGGGGACAGATGGCACCAGAGGGACACCAGAGGGACACCAgagggggtggcactgccacgTGTGTCCCCTTTTCCCATGGCCATGACATCTCTGATGCCTTCTCCCCTTTTGGGTCGTATTCCATGTTTTTGTGGGGTGGTGTTTGCACCAAAGGGGATTTGTTCCCAAAAAAGCTCCCAGAATGGCTCTGCCACCCTTAGGAATGACCTTTTTACCATGGGTTTTGTCCATGGATTTTGTTTCCAGTTTCCCTTGGGAATTGcctttttccatgttttttttccatggattttgcTCCCCATTTCTCTTGGGAATGACCttttttccatgggtttttTCATGGATTCACTCCCAGTTTCTATTGGGAATCAccattttcccatggatttGCCCCCAGTTTCCCTCAAGAATGACCTTTTTTCCATAGATTTGCTCCCAGTTTCTCTTGGAAATGACCTTTTTATCATggatttttcccattaattttGCTCCCAGTTTCCCTTGGGAATGCctttttttcatggattttgcTCCCAGTTTCCCTTGGGAATGatcttttttccatgttttttttccatggattttgcTCCCAGTTTCCCTCAGGAATTGcctttttccatgttttttttccatggattttgcTCCCAGTTTCTATTGGGAATGACCTTTTTTCCATGTCTTTTTTCAATGGATTTGCTCCCAGTTTCCCTTTGGAATTACcttttttccctggatttttctcCCAGTTTCCCTTGGGAATGACcttttttccatggattttcccatggattttgctcccaggaacagcagcacgGGATGGGAACTTCCTGGGGTCCTGGTGGGtgctggagggagggaagatCCTCCCAGTTTGGGGtatcccagattttgggggatcCAGGGATTTCTCTCCAGGTGGTTTTTAGCCGTGCCAAACCCACCGCTGTCCCTCAGAGCTGGGGCTTTTCCcgttgggatttttgggaatgcGGTGCCCTGAAAAGGCCAGGATGCTCCAAGGGGCACCCCCAGAATCCCAGGAATGGGGTTCCCACCTCGGGATCCTTGTTTTCCAGGCCCAGAGGAGCGGGATGAGGAGGGGGAGGAGCCCAAGACAGGTGGGTGCCCCATCCTGGTTCGGGGTGGCCCCTTCCCTATTCCCAATTTTCTGACACCCCTGATTCTGGATAAACCTCCCCATTCCCAAATAAAACCTCCCTATTCTTTAATAAACCTCCCCATTCAATAATAAAACCTCCCTATTCCCAAATCAAACCTCCCAATTCCTTAATAAAATGACAGAATTCCATAATAAAATCTCCCAGTTCCTTAATAAACCTCCCAACTTCTTAATAAAATCTCCCAATTCCCAAATAAAGCCTCCCCATTCTTTAATAAAACCTTCAAATTCCCGAATAAAGCctccaaattcccaaataaaaCTTCCCAATTCCTTAATAAAATGACAGAATTCCTTAATAAAACCTCCTAATTCCTGAATAAAACCTCCAAATTCCTTAATAAAATCTCCCCATTCCTTAATAAAATCTCCCATCTCCTTAATGAAATGACAGAATTCTGTAATAAAACCTCCCAATTCCTTAATAAAATCTCCCAATTCCCAAATCAAACCTCCCCATTCCTTAATAAATTGATGAAATTCCTTAATAAAACCTCCCAATTCCTTAATAAAATGTCAGAATTCCCAAATTAAACCTCCCAATCCCATAATTTTCCAtcatccagcagctctgtggtgttcCTGGGGATTCCCTTTATCCACTGGCACAGAACCAAACCCTGGGAATTCTGCAGGGAAATTGGGAattggggtcacttttggggtttatcccccaaaaaatgggattttggggctgtttcctttgggaatgggatgggattgaccacaagatgtttttctcttttctcagctctgcagctgctggaaaacacagagagCCAAGAGGGTGAGTGGATATTTCTGGCAAATCCGGgataattcccattttctccctaAAATTTGCATAGGAAACATTTGTCAGGTTTCAAGGGGTATTTTCCCCTCcctattttcattttcacatggGTTTTCCATCAGCTTTTCCCAGATCATGGTTttccatttccccttttcccagttttttccagttttcctgtCATCCGGtggctcctgcatccctcatcCCTCCTTTTCCTGGCCACTCTGGGCGGTGAAAAGCCTCCCCACACCCAACCCTGgaaggaatttggggtttttttggggtttccatggATTTTCTGGGATGATGGGAATTGCTGGTGTTGGAAAAGGATCCAGAGTttcccagcctggaaaaggATTCAGAGTTTTCCAAGCTGTGGTCCCATTAATCCATTAATGTGTTAATGCATCAATTtatcaatttattaatttaacaATTCATTGATTCgttgatttattaatttaataatttattaatccATTAATCCACTAATCAGTTAATCCATTAATTCATTACTGATTTATGAATTCATTAGTTCATTAACCTGTTGATTTATCAATTCCCTTCCCCGTGCCGGCAGTTCCATGTTTTCCCCCTCAATTCCCTTTCCCCCGCCCAGGTCGGGAGCAGGAGATCGATTGACGGCAGCCCCGGAGCCCCGCCCGCCTGTCCCCGAGCCAGCGGCGACACCCCCGGGACGGCGACACCCCCGGGGCGGTGACAACCTCGGGGTGGTGACACTTCCAGGCCGGTGGCACCCCTGGAGTGGTGACATCCCGGGGCAGTGGCACCTCTTGGTGGTGACACCCCTGGCATGGTGACACCTCCAGGCCGGCGACAACTCCGGGGCGGCCACACCCCCGGAGCGGTGACACCTCCAAGCCGGTGACACCCCCGGGCAGCCACATCCCCGGGGCGGTGACACCCCTGGAGTGGTGACACCTCCAGGCCAGTGACACCCCCTCTGGGCAGTGACACCCCTGGGATGGTGACAACCCTGGGGCTGCGACACCCCCCGGTCAGTGACACCTCTGGAGCGGTGACATCCCCAAGGCAGTGACACCCCTGGGTTGGTGACAACTGTGGGGCAGTGACACCTCCAAGCTGGTGACACATCTGGGTGGTGACACCCCCGGGCAGTGACACCCTCGGGGTGCCCCAGCCGCGAGGACCCAGAGCTGCCGCCTGCCCCACGCCATTCCCGTTCCCGCCTCCCGTCCTTCCTGGGAAAGGCGGGTGAGGATCTgcctggtgtccctgtgtccctctgtgtgtccATCCCAAGGGGacattcccctttccctgctctggtgctgccccGGGCGCCtttcctgctcttcccaagTCCGGAGCCTTGGGAATGGCGGCTGGATCACGGGGGGCTCGGGGAGCCCTTTCCCCAcactccttttccctcccttcctgaGCTCGGAGCCTCGGGAATGGCGGCTGGGGCACGGGGGGCTCCGGGAGCCCCTTGCCCACGCTCCTTTTCCCGCTCCCTGAGTCCCTCCGGACTCATCCTGGCCTTATCCGCTGGATCCCGGAGGGGTTTGTCCCGCCGGGAACGATCCCGGGGCGTTTTTGGTAAGGGGGCACCCGCTGGCCGGGTGAGGTCCTGCTGTGAGGACACCTCTGGGGACATCCCCAGCTCATCATTCCCATGGGactgggggctctgggtgcaTCCAGGGTCCCCTCAGCGCTGTTGGGGAAGTGGGGACACCCCGAGTGCTGCTGTCCTGGAGCGCGGGAAGTCCCCAAGGGCTCCTTGGGTTGAATCCTTTAAAATCCGGGATCTGGAAGGTTCCTCGTGCCTTGACAAATAAATCTGGGACTGTGTTGGTCAATCCCTCCTGGCTCCGTGTCCTCTACAGGGTTTGGCCGGGAACAGTGTAAGGGTTGGGATTCCCAGGGGAAAAGATTTCCAGGGCCTGTTGGAGCTCCAGCACAAGGaggaaaatcccaaaggaatgaCCAAGCTGGCTCCTAAATTAAGTCCCGTTTCCAAGATGGGGCGGGAATTCCCAGGGGATCCTTCCCATGGGGTGGGAATTCCTGGGGGATCCTTCCTGATGGGGTGGGAATTCCTGGAGAATCCCTCCCTGTGGggtgggaattcccagggattcTTCCTGATGGGATGGGAATTCCCAGGGGATCCTTCCTCATGGGGTGGGAATTCCCAGGGGATCCTTCCTAAGCCCGTTCCTGAATCCCCTCTGGGGAATGTTTTTGGTTGTCCTTCCCCAAGCTCAGCATCCCAATGGGAGAAcattcccaaaatccagcccaggaGAAGCCTGCTGGCCTcaggctgggatggagagggatGGATGGTGGCTTCATCCTGGGATTTGATCTCCAGCCTGAATGAACAACTCCACCCATTACAGCCACACCCATACGGCCACGCCCTTGGATCCCCTCTTAGCCCATTCCTGGTGATCCCTGGAGCCCAGGAGCTTCCAAGGCATGTGGGAAGACACCACAGGGCCATCGTGGCCAGCTGTGGGGCCATCAGTGgctggccttggggacattggggccGGCTGTGGGGCCATCTTGGCCAAATGCAGGGCCATCGTGGCCATCTGTGGGGCCATCTTGTCCAGCTGTGGGGCCTTCAGGGCTGGCCGTGGGGCCATCTGGGCCAGCCTTAGGGACATTGGGGCCAGCAATGGGGCCACCTTGGCTGGCCACAGGGCCATTGGGGCCAACTGCAGTTCATCAGGGCCAGCTGTGGGGCCATCTTGGCCAGCTGTGGGGCCATCAAGGCCAGCCAGgcccccctccccctcccatAGCCAACCGCGGCCCGTGAGGCTCTCCCAGCCATGTCCTCGTcattgtccctgtccctcagaTCCTGTCgggagctggggatgtgccAAGCCCGGTCTGTGCCAGGACAGcgctccaggctctgcccacCCATGCCTGGTGTCCTGGAGGCAGCCGGGACAATAGAGCTCCCTGGGAGCGCCGCGTCCGTCCCTGGCTTTGGGACAGAGTGTGGGATATTCCTGTGGGACCCCAGGATGCTCCCATGCTGGACCTCCCTAGCagtcccaaaaaataaaatgtcagaTCCAGCACCATTTGGGGTAAAAGCTCGTTTCACCCTGCTCGGATCAAGAGGAATTCCACATATCCCACAGTCCCGGCTCTGGGAGGACacctggatggatggatggatggatggatggatggatggatggatggatggatggatccacggatggatggatggatagatgatggatggagggatggtgggatggatgatggatggatggatccatggatgggtGATGAATGGAAGGATGGATCCATGAAtagatccatggatggatggatcaaTTGAtagatgaatggatggatggatggatccatgaatgaatccatggatggatggatgaatggtCAGTCCCAGCTCCTCCCCTTGGATTTCTGCATTGCTTTCCCACCCCAAAGCTGCTCGGGAATGCAGCTCTTTCCACCCGGATTGACCATCAGGAGCCGAGGTGGCGTTTTTGGCTCGGAAAAACCTTGGAAAAGCCTCATGCCAGGAATGCTCTGGGATGGAAATGTGTCCCTGTGGGATGAGGCGCCGGCGGGAAGGACACGGGAACAttgtcctgggagcagctgctgctccgaCCCCTTTGGATACCTCGGAAAAACGCCCAGGGTGGATTTGGAGCTCCAGATTCCTTCGTCTCCAAGCAGGACCTGATTTCTTTCCCTGAAAAATCAGTGTTTGGATGTGGAAAAGCAGGATTGGGGAGCTCAGGAAAAGCAGGACTTTTTTCAGATGGATGCAGGACTTGGGATCAGGGATATTTCTGCCGGAAAAGTTCGGAATTCAGGGGGAAGGAGTTCACAAGGACAGGTCCTCATTCCTGGGGTTTTTGGTGCCCCCCTTGTTGTTCCTCTTGGATTTCGGAATGATATTCCACTGACATTCCAGTGACATCCTGGAGCCCTCCCAATTTCCCTCAGCCAGAAATGTCCAACCCCACTGATTTTCCCTAAACCAAACAGGGATAACACATCCCAGAGAAGGGAATTTCCCCCCTCCCTGATCCTGCCACCCCCTCCAGCATTCCCACATTCCAATCTGTGTCCTATTCCTGCCCTCCAGAATGGAGGCCAGCACCTCCTGGCACATCTGTGTCATGGTTGGGATTTCTCTATGCTGGATGATTTACTGAGCTCCTTCGatccagtgaaaaaaaaaaattaaaattccctGAGCCTGGAAAACCGTCAGGATATTGGAATATCAGGATATTGAGATACCGGGATATGGCGATATCGGGATATTTGTTGCCACCTTCTCACTCGGCGTTTATGAGGAGTACGGATTtattga
Coding sequences:
- the CD276 gene encoding CD276 antigen; the protein is MPIPLLILALGLAGAMEIQVPEEPVVALFGQDATLLCSFSPEANFSVAELSLIWQLTDTKRLVHEFSGGQDRLQDQGQGYANRTALFYDQLQRGNVSLLLRRVRIADEGSFTCFVRVRDYDSAAVALQVAAPYSKPSVHLEPSKDLKPGDVAEVTCHASRGYPEASVLWQDSRGANLTANVTTWQVANEEGLFEVRSVLRVLVEPNVTYSCLVLNAALRQHGHASVTITGQPLAFPAVALWVTVALAVCVVALLGVLAFVCHQKIRESCQEDEERTGPEERDEEGEEPKTALQLLENTESQEGREQEID